From the Falsiruegeria litorea R37 genome, the window TTGTCGAACCGGCTGTAGTAGCGATGCGCCGCCGCGACCTTGGCCTGTCGATCCGCCTGTGAACCCGCCACAAACCCAACCCGCGACAGCGACAGAGTCAGATCACGCCCCCCCTCACCCATCTCGGCCTTGGCACGGTGGAATCCGCCCACCTGATCCAGCAGCAACTGATGATTGCCTGCCAGCGGCGTGGTTTGAATGTGAAATCCGCGCTTGGTGCAATTATAGATCCCTTCAGGGTTCATCACAGCCATCATCATCTGCGGCCCGCCGGGGCGCATCGGGCGTGGCATGATGGTGATGGGGTCGAACTGATAGAACTCACCATCCCAGGCCACCTCTTCCCGGGTTAGCAGCGCCTGCAACACATCAAGCGATTCATTGAACCGCGCCTGCGTCTGATCCATCGGGACGCCAAGACGCTCCATCTCGTACTTGAAGGCGCCACGCCCGACGCCCAGCATCAACCGCCCTTCGGTAAAGATGTCGGCCACCACGACTTCTCCGGCGTAGGTGCGCATGTCATGTAGTGGCAATACCACAATCGAGGTCATGATCTTGATGCGTTGCGTATGCGCCGCGATCTTGACGGCAAATTGCAAGGGCGCGGGCATCATCAAACAGTTGATCAGATGGTGTTCGGTAACCGAGACAGCGTCAAAACCCAACCGATCGGCCAGCTTAGCCTGCTCCAACATGTCTGCATAGACCCGGTCCCCTCCATAGGATTTATCCGGATAATCGGCGGACAACTGAATGCTAAATTCCATTTGTACGGCCTCCCTTTCTCCAAGGGTGCCAGAAATATTTAAGTCAGGAAAACGGATTTATTCTATTCTATAATTCGTTTTTCTTTCATTATCTGCCCATGAACATTTCGGCGATCCAAACCTTTTTGAGCGTTGTGCGCACCCGGAACCTGAACCGGGCGGCAGAAGAGATGAATGTGACCCAGTCCGCCGTATCGGCCCGGCTGGACGGGTTGGAGCAGGCGCTTGGAGCGCAGTTG encodes:
- a CDS encoding LLM class flavin-dependent oxidoreductase, with protein sequence MEFSIQLSADYPDKSYGGDRVYADMLEQAKLADRLGFDAVSVTEHHLINCLMMPAPLQFAVKIAAHTQRIKIMTSIVVLPLHDMRTYAGEVVVADIFTEGRLMLGVGRGAFKYEMERLGVPMDQTQARFNESLDVLQALLTREEVAWDGEFYQFDPITIMPRPMRPGGPQMMMAVMNPEGIYNCTKRGFHIQTTPLAGNHQLLLDQVGGFHRAKAEMGEGGRDLTLSLSRVGFVAGSQADRQAKVAAAHRYYSRFDNVFTGPGLVDGGMIRELPRKQTVDELADSLLIGTPQEIIDKLAPYAELGIDRVIVNVNFGCDAQETLDAIQCFGEEVMPHFTGRPAVAAE